From the Juglans microcarpa x Juglans regia isolate MS1-56 chromosome 7D, Jm3101_v1.0, whole genome shotgun sequence genome, the window GGACTTCGAATATTGCTTGCATGCATGCGTACTAAAAGAcgatttatataaaattttaaacatgtTCCAATTCCGTACGTCAAATCCGATGCTacagtgtatatataatacaaaatatcttgttctcTTCCATTTAATCGGCATTATCTAATGATCTACACAAgtgcaaagaaagaaaagacgAATATATATGGACGTATTTTCCCTTTATAAAATCTTGGTCTGGGTCTATATATATCAGCTTGTATATTAAATTGGAAATAtcaatttgaatatatatatataaacatggtTAATTTTCGgaacattaaaatatattattgtctAATTATCTATTATAATGGACATACAGAGCTCATATTAAATGCAAAACTTAAAAGGTCGTGATGATTTCACTGATCACTTCCATCGAGAGAGAGTTGTCGGCCGCATgacaaaaatggaaaacaatGAAAGACCAAGACAAAATTAGCTGATGGGCTCACATGAGTTCAATGTTATATTAACGATGTAAATGCAAAGTAGGAGTAAAAAGTCTTTCCTGTGTTAATAATGAtgatcttacttattatatatcCCAACGTGTTCAGTACTGTatacaaatagaaaaaaaaaaaatcccaattggCAACTTGCATGCCTCTGCTCCTCTATAAAAAGCCGAGTTAGTGACACTAGCAATCACACCAAAACCCAATATGGCGATGTAAGGGTACATACTCATAGTCATAGgccttcttgttcttgtttcccCTTTCGCCAACACCATCAATGCTGAGGCTACTACTCCCAGTTACGGCATTTCTACCCTCAACAGGACCAGTTTTCCCGAAGGTTTCACTTTTGGTGCAGGATCATCTGACTATCAGGCCGTAAGCCCCAGGTTGCAcatattttgagttttaataCGTTCACAAAATAAGTCATGCAAATACGTGCATGCCCCAATAAGTGTTTGAATTCCAGGTTGAAGGTGCAACGCCGTTTCATGATGGCAAAGGAGAAAGTATGTGGGATTATTACACCCACAAATAcccaggtctctctctctctctctctctctctctctctacatatatatatatatattacatacgAAGCGTCGTCCTTGAATATAAGTTTATCTATATCTATCGTCTCAATaatgagaaaattattatttcagaTGACATGAAGACCAAAAACTAAGAACGTACTGCTATttccagaagaaaaaaaaattgacattttgGAGATCGTCTTGGATACAAAAAgctttttaattcatctcatctaatctaatcattataattttttcaaatttctatacaaaatacaataaacaattcagttttttcaaatctcaaaacaatattcatattagaaaaaatattttacctatattttattcaactttcaattcattttatctcaactctcTATTCAAACATCCGCTtatctcaatctatttatattcaaacacgTTTCAATAGgacttacaaaatattaatatttacaaatcaacTTAGATCATGTCAAATGAAATCGCGTTGGCATccgaatatataatatatggcccattaatcattaaaaatattttcgaaCAAACTTTGTGGTTAGGCTTGTGCTTTAGTCTTAAATAGtattaatttgatttgtttgaAACTGTAGAGAAATAAAATAGCGGATGGCAGTAATGGAGATGTAGCTAGTGAACAATATCATCGCTTCAAGGTACGCCGcgtatccttttcttttaaaactaaaaataaataattattattttaaagaaatgttatctgagaaattgtaaaaaaaaaaaaaaaaaggaaaaagctttttttctaacatttttatgctaaaataataattataaaagattaATTGTCTTTTCTGGGAATTTTAAGAGGACTTTGGGCTTCTGAAGGATATGAATGGAGATGCATACAGATTCTCACTCGCATGGACCAGACTGATaccaagtaattaattaattacatgctTTTCTGCCTCAATGATATATGATCTCTAGCAATTAATTTCCGATGcctatatatattcattgtctattttttaaaagcttTCGATATGATATATAATCATAAGTCATAAGTACTATTGGTTTGTGTTCAATTTTCAGCCGGAAAGATTAGTGATGGTGTGAACCAGAAAGGAATCGACCACTACAACCAGGTCATCGATGAACTCCTAGCCAAAGGTCACGGGCGTCTACATTAATCTATCACCATATACTAATAATGAGGTGGTCATGTCGACCCATAAATAATTCACTGATCATGTATTAATGGTACTTAGAATTATTGAAATGCAGGTCTTACGCCCTATGTGACAATCTTCCACTGGCACGTCCCAATGGCCTTAGATCATGAGTACGGCGGTTTCTTAAGTCAACGCATTTTGTAAGTGATGACTAATTCACGACCGTATCACCAACATTCCATATATTGAAATGGGTAATTCTAATATATCCATGCATGCGTACGTAATAATTTTTAGGGAAGACTTCAAGGACTACGCAGAGCTTTGCTTCAAGGAGTTTGGTGATAGGGTAAAGCATTGGACCACCGTAAACGAGCCTCATATGTTCACCAATGGTGGATATGCAGCAGGGGTTTTAGCACCTTTTAGATGTTCGAGCTGGCAAAACATGAATTGCACCGGTGGGGATTCAGCGACGGAGCCATATACCGTCCCCCACAATCTGCTCCTTGCTCATGCAGTTGCCGCAAACTTGTATAAGACCAAATATCAGGTTCCAATACTATTATATCTTTACCAAATAAGTTGACGTTTAcacccaaaatatatatatatatatatatatatatatatatatatatatatatatatatatatgcttttgacGCACGGATGTTGTGTTGACTTAAACTAGACTAGCCATGGCCTGATTAACCAAATCACGTTCACTATGTTCAGGCAAAGCAAAAAGGTGTTATAGGGATAACAGTTGATCTGGATTGGATGGTTCCATATTCTCAATCGGAGAAAGACCGTGCTGCCGCGTTACGTGCCATTGATTTTAGATTTGGatggtatgtttttctttaattagaaGTTTTCCATGGTCAcacctgtttttatttttaaattataggaCGATTACATCGTTTCATATCCTGATCTCAATTTGTGgatggttttatattttgttgcaGGTTCATGGACCCCTTGACAAAGGGCCGCTATCCCCTCAGCATGCGCACTCACGTACGTGGAAACCGATTACCCATGTTCACTCCAGAGCAATCGAAGCTGGTGAAGGGATCATACGACTTTATCGGATTAAACTACTATACTGCCAATTATGTTGCTGATGTACCTGAAGATCAGTCTCTGAACAAAAGCTACTTGACAGATGCTCTTGTTAATAAAACAGGTACGTGCTAATTCAACAGTACTCGTACAGCTAGCATTGATCGATATATACGTTTCTCTTATGCATATATCGAATATTAACtacatcttcttttttttgtttgtctgtGCATATATATGGATTGCAAAATATATGGATTTAATAGCTATTTTCTATCCACCTTACCATCAGTACATGATGACAAACGAAAACAGTCTCGGGAAAATTTTTATGTACTGATCAGTTCATTTTCTATAAATCTCAGGCTGCTTCGGATTGGCTCTATGTCTATCCTAGAGGAATCTACGATCTTCTTGTCTACACAAAAACCAAGTACGGTGATCCAGTAATTTACATCACCGAGAATGGTAATTTTCTCTACCTTTTTGAATTATTGTTGCATAAAGTCGATGATGAATTCAGCTTGGTCCCATTCTATCTAATTAAGCTAAACCGTAATCTTTTACTAGGAATCAATGAGCACAATAATGCCTCAATACCTCTTAAAGAAGCTCTTGTGGACACCCACAGAATTGATTATCATTATAGGCACCTTGCGTATGTTCACAAGCCTATTGGGTAAGTGCTTAATTcatacaactctctctctctctctctgtgtatgATCTATGAcctttaattcattttttttccttggaataGGGAGGGCGTGAGAGTTAAAGGATACTTTGCTTGGTCATTCTCGGACACCTTTGAATGGTTTTCTGGTTATACGATTCGGTTTGGCATCCATTTTATCGACTTTGAGAACGGATTGAAAAGACACCCTAAACTTTCAGcacaatggttcaagaatttcctcaagaaatagaaatgaagaTTTTCACATTATTACGAACTGCCTATCAATAACTTGAGCATGTATCTCTTCACTATGagtattttactttttgaataatgtaattttctttcTGTATTGGCTGAAACGCTTGCAGAATGATAAATTGCTTTGCGGATGGTCTCCGCCTTTTATTATGGGTGGTTGTTGAAATTTTCGCATTTTTAGTGTGCTGAAATTTTAAATACTAACACAGTGTGGATAGTAAAGGtgtttcatcccatctcatcttatcattacaatttttcaaaattctcacccaaaacataataaataattcaaaaatttcaaatcctaaatcaataataatattaaaaaataatattttaacaatattttatttaatttttaattttcatttaaaactatctcatctcatcttactatcaaTGATCGAAATAATTCTGGCCTTTTACATCAACTTCAGATCTTGACCATGCATCATGTGGAGTTTCTTAAAATCCTGACTAATTTGCTTATTGAATGGGTTCAAATTTTGTTAATGCCTTAGCAATTCACTTGTGATATGTTGAGTTTAGATCTCAAaatattcttgtttttctttattcgAATGGTTATCATACGTATATAGTAAGTCCTAA encodes:
- the LOC121238442 gene encoding beta-glucosidase 12-like isoform X2, with translation MMAKEKVCGIITPTNTQRNKIADGSNGDVASEQYHRFKEDFGLLKDMNGDAYRFSLAWTRLIPTGKISDGVNQKGIDHYNQVIDELLAKGLTPYVTIFHWHVPMALDHEYGGFLSQRILEDFKDYAELCFKEFGDRVKHWTTVNEPHMFTNGGYAAGVLAPFRCSSWQNMNCTGGDSATEPYTVPHNLLLAHAVAANLYKTKYQAKQKGVIGITVDLDWMVPYSQSEKDRAAALRAIDFRFGWFMDPLTKGRYPLSMRTHVRGNRLPMFTPEQSKLVKGSYDFIGLNYYTANYVADVPEDQSLNKSYLTDALVNKTGTC
- the LOC121238442 gene encoding beta-glucosidase 12-like isoform X1, yielding MWDYYTHKYPDKIADGSNGDVASEQYHRFKEDFGLLKDMNGDAYRFSLAWTRLIPTGKISDGVNQKGIDHYNQVIDELLAKGLTPYVTIFHWHVPMALDHEYGGFLSQRILEDFKDYAELCFKEFGDRVKHWTTVNEPHMFTNGGYAAGVLAPFRCSSWQNMNCTGGDSATEPYTVPHNLLLAHAVAANLYKTKYQAKQKGVIGITVDLDWMVPYSQSEKDRAAALRAIDFRFGWFMDPLTKGRYPLSMRTHVRGNRLPMFTPEQSKLVKGSYDFIGLNYYTANYVADVPEDQSLNKSYLTDALVNKTGTC